One part of the Truepera radiovictrix DSM 17093 genome encodes these proteins:
- a CDS encoding GNAT family N-acetyltransferase, giving the protein MERDVLITTLRPEHAEGLEQLQIDCYPTLAPHERMRREHFLSHARLFPEGNFVALLGDRIVGLGSGFLTDFDLQHPDHTFQEIIAGGFYTHHDPQGAWYYGGDISVHPDVRGRGIGRRLYEARKEVVRRLGRRGIVAGGLLPGYRAYKGRLSVHDYVAKVVAGELTDPTLSFQLRNGFEVRGLLPGYLEDSASDNWATLIVWENPAWRPE; this is encoded by the coding sequence GTGGAGCGAGACGTCCTCATCACCACCTTAAGACCCGAGCACGCCGAGGGGCTCGAGCAGCTCCAGATCGACTGCTACCCCACCCTGGCGCCGCACGAACGGATGCGACGCGAGCACTTTTTAAGCCACGCGCGGCTCTTCCCCGAGGGCAACTTCGTAGCGCTCTTGGGCGACCGGATCGTCGGGCTCGGTTCGGGGTTTCTCACCGACTTCGACCTGCAGCACCCCGACCACACCTTTCAGGAGATCATCGCCGGGGGCTTCTACACCCACCACGACCCGCAGGGTGCGTGGTACTACGGCGGCGACATCAGCGTGCACCCGGACGTGCGCGGCCGCGGCATCGGGCGCCGGCTCTACGAGGCGCGCAAGGAGGTCGTGCGGCGCCTCGGGCGGCGCGGCATCGTGGCCGGGGGATTGCTGCCCGGTTACCGCGCCTACAAGGGGCGGCTGAGCGTGCACGACTATGTGGCGAAGGTCGTGGCGGGCGAGCTCACCGACCCGACCTTGAGCTTTCAGCTCCGCAACGGCTTCGAGGTGCGGGGGCTGCTGCCGGGCTACCTCGAGGACAGCGCGTCGGACAACTGGGCGACCTTGATCGTCTGGGAGAACCCCGCGTGGCGGCCCGAGTAG
- a CDS encoding NAD(P)/FAD-dependent oxidoreductase, translating into MAARVVAATTADALVLGAGIIGAACAFRLAERGLRVRVLERASALGEGSTGRSGAGVRVQFSEAVNVRLSWESIQEYRTFGERYGAESGYVPNGYLFLVPAHAWEAHLAGVAVQRRVGAPVEVLSPEAAQSHVPFVPEGIAGCTYGPADGYIDPVRVLRVYLEEAARRGAQLHLGAAAQRVARTASGWRVTTPVGTFEAPVLVNATGAWAGAVAHLAGLEVPVTPLKRCVYRTRGGNGGRGGAPSYPLTVDTASNFWLRGHGETLIFTISNPHQAPGFHEGMDWGWLATVRRVGEARFPWLSALRVDPAGSFWGFYEMTPDGSPILGEMAEAPGWLNACGFSGHGVQQAAAVGRIIAAEAVGERPFIPVDALRLERFAQPSTLLERHIV; encoded by the coding sequence GTGGCGGCCCGAGTAGTGGCCGCGACGACGGCCGACGCGCTCGTCCTGGGGGCGGGTATCATCGGCGCGGCGTGCGCCTTTCGCCTCGCCGAACGGGGGCTGCGGGTGCGGGTGCTCGAGCGCGCGTCCGCGCTCGGTGAGGGGTCGACGGGGCGCAGCGGGGCGGGGGTGCGGGTTCAGTTTAGCGAGGCGGTCAACGTGCGGCTCTCGTGGGAGAGCATCCAGGAGTACCGCACCTTCGGGGAGCGCTACGGCGCCGAGAGCGGCTACGTCCCCAACGGCTACCTCTTCTTGGTGCCAGCGCACGCCTGGGAGGCGCACCTCGCGGGGGTGGCGGTGCAGCGGCGGGTGGGGGCGCCCGTCGAGGTGCTGAGCCCCGAGGCGGCGCAATCACACGTCCCCTTCGTCCCCGAGGGGATCGCGGGGTGCACCTACGGCCCCGCCGACGGCTACATCGACCCCGTGAGGGTGCTGCGCGTGTACCTCGAGGAGGCCGCGCGGCGCGGCGCGCAGCTCCACCTCGGGGCGGCCGCGCAGCGGGTTGCGCGTACCGCTAGCGGGTGGCGCGTCACGACCCCCGTTGGGACCTTCGAGGCGCCTGTGCTCGTCAACGCGACCGGCGCGTGGGCGGGCGCCGTGGCGCACCTCGCGGGCCTCGAGGTCCCCGTGACGCCCCTTAAGCGCTGCGTCTACCGCACGCGCGGCGGCAACGGCGGGCGCGGGGGGGCGCCGTCGTACCCGCTCACCGTCGACACGGCGAGCAACTTCTGGCTGCGCGGTCACGGCGAGACGCTCATCTTTACGATCAGCAACCCCCACCAGGCGCCGGGGTTTCACGAGGGGATGGACTGGGGGTGGCTGGCGACCGTCCGGCGGGTCGGCGAGGCGCGCTTCCCGTGGCTCTCGGCGCTGCGAGTCGACCCCGCGGGCTCCTTCTGGGGCTTTTACGAGATGACCCCCGACGGCTCACCCATCCTCGGGGAGATGGCGGAGGCGCCGGGGTGGCTCAACGCCTGCGGGTTCTCCGGCCATGGGGTGCAGCAGGCGGCGGCGGTCGGGCGGATTATCGCGGCGGAGGCCGTCGGGGAGAGGCCCTTTATCCCCGTGGACGCGCTGCGCTTGGAACGGTTTGCGCAGCCGTCTACGCTGCTCGAGCGGCACATCGTCTAG
- a CDS encoding delta(1)-pyrroline-2-carboxylate reductase family protein has translation MRLYTAAETARRLPYPALAERLREALLERARAQVPERLAVPLAARGVLLAMPAADPELAMTKLVTVHPDNAAQGLPTIQGEVVALDARTGVRLGVLDGATVTGRRTAALSLLAAQTLAPEPDGALLVVGAGVQARAHLEAFRAGLGTERVLVASRTQERAEALAAHARSLGMAAEVIRDPHDALGRVSLIVTATTSARPVLRAPLPERAMVCAVGAFRPEMAELSPELIAGASVVVDTLEGARSEAGDLIQAAAAGLWGWERATPLEALLAGEAHPLPGPLVFKSVGHALFDLAACHLAFGR, from the coding sequence ATGCGACTTTACACCGCTGCGGAGACCGCGCGGAGGCTGCCCTACCCGGCGCTCGCCGAGCGCCTCCGCGAGGCGCTCCTGGAGCGGGCGCGCGCCCAGGTGCCGGAGCGCCTCGCGGTACCCTTGGCAGCACGGGGCGTGCTCCTAGCGATGCCCGCCGCCGACCCCGAGCTGGCGATGACGAAGCTCGTCACCGTGCACCCCGACAACGCCGCGCAGGGGTTGCCGACCATCCAGGGGGAGGTCGTGGCGCTGGACGCGCGCACGGGGGTGCGGCTCGGCGTCCTCGACGGCGCTACCGTGACGGGGCGGCGCACGGCGGCGCTCTCGCTGCTGGCCGCGCAGACGCTCGCGCCGGAGCCCGATGGGGCGCTCCTCGTCGTCGGGGCGGGGGTGCAGGCGCGCGCGCACCTAGAGGCGTTTCGGGCGGGGTTGGGGACAGAGCGGGTGCTCGTCGCCTCGAGGACGCAGGAACGCGCCGAAGCGCTCGCGGCGCACGCGCGCAGCTTAGGCATGGCAGCAGAAGTTATTCGCGACCCCCACGACGCGCTCGGCCGCGTCTCGCTCATCGTCACCGCGACCACCAGCGCACGCCCCGTGCTGCGCGCGCCGCTGCCCGAACGGGCGATGGTCTGCGCGGTCGGCGCCTTTCGGCCCGAGATGGCCGAGCTGTCACCCGAGCTGATCGCGGGGGCGAGCGTCGTGGTGGACACGCTGGAGGGGGCGCGGAGCGAGGCGGGCGACCTCATCCAAGCGGCTGCGGCGGGCCTCTGGGGGTGGGAGCGGGCGACGCCTTTAGAGGCACTGCTCGCCGGGGAGGCGCATCCCTTACCGGGACCCCTCGTCTTTAAGAGCGTCGGCCACGCCCTGTTTGACCTCGCGGCGTGCCACCTGGCGTTCGGGCGCTGA
- the argJ gene encoding bifunctional glutamate N-acetyltransferase/amino-acid acetyltransferase ArgJ, which produces MNATLKLPRGFRTAALAAGIKASGRPDCALIAADAPLRWALAATTNTLQAACVVRNRALFTGERAVRAVAINSGNANCATGEAGARANGAFAAAAAAALGVAPDEVLTASTGVIGEPLPVDKLTAALPRLAAALTDDAAGLAQAILTTDLVPKVAEARLEGGARIVGVAKGSGMIHPNMATMFAFVMTDADLPQGALRALWPEVVAQSFNQISVDGDTSPNDMAFLLANPRVAVREAAFAEALRRVARELAKRIARDGEGATKLLCVRVTGASSDAEARRAARAVVVSPLVKAAAHGCDPNWGRVLSAVGASGVPLALPRLSLRVQGVSVYAGAPAPFDAAAVSRKMDAEELVLELDLAAGSGTGEAWGCDLSAEYVTINADYHT; this is translated from the coding sequence GTGAACGCGACCCTAAAGCTGCCCCGGGGCTTTCGCACCGCCGCGCTCGCGGCGGGGATCAAGGCCTCGGGCCGCCCAGACTGCGCGCTCATCGCCGCCGACGCGCCCCTGCGGTGGGCGCTCGCGGCCACCACCAACACCCTCCAAGCCGCCTGCGTGGTGCGCAACCGCGCGCTCTTCACCGGCGAGCGGGCGGTGCGCGCCGTCGCCATCAATAGCGGCAACGCCAACTGCGCGACCGGCGAGGCGGGGGCGCGCGCCAACGGCGCCTTCGCCGCGGCTGCCGCGGCGGCGCTCGGGGTCGCGCCCGACGAGGTGCTCACGGCCAGCACGGGCGTCATCGGGGAGCCGCTGCCGGTCGACAAGTTGACTGCGGCCCTCCCCCGGTTGGCCGCAGCGCTCACGGACGACGCGGCGGGCCTCGCGCAGGCCATCCTGACGACCGACCTGGTGCCCAAGGTCGCCGAAGCGCGCCTCGAGGGTGGCGCGCGCATCGTGGGGGTCGCCAAGGGTTCGGGGATGATCCACCCGAACATGGCGACCATGTTCGCCTTCGTGATGACCGACGCCGACCTCCCCCAGGGGGCGCTGCGGGCGCTCTGGCCGGAGGTCGTCGCACAGAGCTTTAACCAGATCAGCGTCGACGGCGACACCTCCCCCAACGACATGGCCTTTTTGCTGGCCAACCCCCGCGTCGCGGTGCGTGAGGCCGCCTTCGCCGAGGCGCTGAGGCGGGTCGCGCGGGAGCTCGCCAAACGCATCGCGCGCGACGGCGAGGGGGCGACGAAGCTGCTCTGCGTGCGGGTCACGGGCGCCAGCAGCGACGCCGAGGCGCGCCGCGCGGCGCGGGCGGTCGTCGTGAGCCCGCTCGTCAAAGCTGCCGCGCACGGCTGCGACCCCAACTGGGGGCGCGTCCTGAGCGCGGTCGGGGCCTCGGGGGTGCCGCTTGCGCTGCCGCGCCTCAGCCTCCGCGTGCAGGGCGTGAGCGTCTACGCGGGGGCTCCCGCGCCCTTCGACGCCGCCGCGGTGTCGCGCAAGATGGACGCCGAGGAGCTCGTGCTCGAGCTCGACCTCGCCGCGGGCAGCGGCACGGGCGAGGCGTGGGGGTGCGACCTCTCAGCCGAGTACGTCACGATCAACGCGGACTACCACACCTAG
- the argC gene encoding N-acetyl-gamma-glutamyl-phosphate reductase has product MTRLKVGVLGASGYGGAELLRRLVTHPFVTVSGLASRQFAGQAVAACWPQLAGAALPAFEDAEAVIAGCDVLFCATPHGETAPFVQRALAAGKRVVDLSADFRLAPKDYAAWYGPHPYPEGCARAVYGLTELHREELRGAELVAVPGCNCTAGNLALAPLALHGLLGEHVTVNVLTGVSGAGRSAALGFHFPELNENARPYKAGGTHRHTAELEDTLGRVAAFGRQVKTRGDFARPTVSFTPHLVPMTRGILATCTVRPDPEHPEAAGLSTAALLERYEDFYRGEPLVTVQEDLPQTKAVSGSDRTLVSVRYDKRSGTVTAFAALDNLGKGAAGGAVQAFNAAHGFGETLGLFTQGVWP; this is encoded by the coding sequence ATGACGCGGCTCAAGGTCGGGGTGTTGGGTGCCAGCGGCTACGGCGGGGCGGAGCTGCTGCGGCGCCTCGTGACCCACCCTTTCGTCACGGTCTCCGGGCTCGCCAGCCGGCAGTTCGCGGGCCAAGCGGTCGCGGCCTGCTGGCCGCAGCTCGCCGGGGCGGCGCTGCCCGCTTTCGAGGACGCCGAGGCGGTCATCGCGGGGTGCGACGTGCTCTTCTGCGCGACCCCGCACGGCGAGACCGCGCCTTTCGTCCAACGGGCGCTGGCGGCGGGCAAGCGCGTCGTCGACCTCTCCGCCGACTTTCGCCTAGCGCCCAAAGACTACGCGGCGTGGTACGGCCCGCACCCCTACCCCGAGGGGTGCGCGCGCGCGGTCTACGGGCTGACCGAACTCCACCGCGAGGAGCTCCGGGGGGCCGAGCTGGTCGCCGTGCCGGGGTGCAACTGCACGGCCGGCAACCTGGCCCTGGCCCCACTGGCGCTGCACGGGCTCTTGGGCGAGCACGTCACCGTAAACGTCCTCACGGGGGTCTCGGGGGCGGGCCGGAGCGCCGCTTTAGGGTTTCACTTCCCCGAACTCAACGAGAACGCCCGGCCCTACAAGGCCGGGGGGACGCACCGCCACACCGCCGAGCTCGAGGACACCCTCGGGCGCGTCGCCGCGTTTGGCCGGCAGGTGAAGACGCGCGGGGATTTTGCCAGACCCACCGTGAGCTTTACCCCGCACCTGGTGCCGATGACGCGCGGCATCCTGGCGACCTGCACGGTGCGCCCCGACCCGGAGCACCCGGAGGCCGCGGGGCTCAGCACCGCGGCGCTGCTCGAGCGCTACGAGGACTTTTACCGCGGCGAACCGCTCGTCACGGTGCAGGAGGACTTGCCGCAGACAAAGGCCGTGTCGGGGAGCGACCGCACCCTCGTGAGCGTCCGCTACGATAAGCGCAGCGGCACCGTGACGGCGTTCGCCGCGCTCGACAACCTCGGCAAGGGGGCGGCCGGCGGGGCGGTTCAGGCGTTTAACGCCGCCCACGGGTTCGGCGAGACGCTCGGGCTCTTTACCCAGGGGGTGTGGCCGTGA
- the argF gene encoding ornithine carbamoyltransferase produces the protein MSSPTIIESLRGRDLLALSDLTRDEFTGLLTSALELKRGWQAGERPALLKHQTLAMIFEKQSLRTRSTFDIAMYQLGGHSVLLSQNYIGWGVRETIKDVAHNLERWTQGIMARTYGHGTLLELAEHAGVPVINGLSDLLHPCQLTADYLTLKETFGDLEGLKIAFVGDGNNVCNSHLNAAALTGTSLTVACPEGFEPDAEVLAAARARGADITLVRDPREAAEGADVLYTDVWISMGQEEEAVRRREAFRGYTVTLEWLDGLSERGIFMHDLPAHYGEEVTEEVVYSPRSRVFDQAENRLHAHKAILFQLMRDG, from the coding sequence ATGTCTTCACCCACCATCATCGAGAGCTTACGGGGGCGCGACCTGCTCGCGCTCAGCGACCTCACCCGCGACGAGTTCACGGGGCTCTTAACGAGCGCTTTAGAGCTGAAAAGGGGTTGGCAGGCGGGCGAGCGCCCCGCCCTCTTAAAGCACCAGACGCTCGCCATGATCTTCGAGAAGCAGTCCCTGCGGACGCGCTCGACGTTTGACATCGCCATGTATCAGCTCGGCGGGCACTCGGTGCTCTTGAGCCAGAACTATATCGGTTGGGGCGTGCGCGAGACCATCAAGGACGTCGCGCACAACCTAGAGCGCTGGACCCAGGGCATCATGGCGCGCACCTACGGGCACGGGACGCTTTTAGAGCTCGCCGAACACGCCGGCGTGCCCGTCATCAACGGGCTCTCCGACCTCCTGCACCCCTGCCAGCTCACCGCCGACTACCTCACCCTCAAGGAGACCTTCGGCGACCTCGAGGGCCTCAAGATCGCCTTCGTGGGCGACGGCAACAACGTCTGCAACTCGCACCTAAACGCCGCCGCGCTCACCGGTACGAGCCTCACGGTCGCCTGCCCCGAGGGGTTCGAGCCGGACGCGGAGGTGCTCGCCGCAGCGCGCGCTAGAGGCGCCGACATCACCCTCGTCCGCGACCCGCGCGAGGCGGCCGAGGGCGCCGACGTGCTGTACACCGACGTGTGGATCTCGATGGGTCAGGAGGAGGAGGCGGTGCGCCGCCGCGAGGCGTTTCGGGGCTACACGGTGACGCTCGAGTGGTTAGACGGGCTCTCGGAGCGGGGCATCTTTATGCACGACCTGCCCGCGCACTACGGCGAGGAGGTCACCGAGGAGGTCGTCTATAGCCCCCGCAGCCGCGTCTTCGACCAGGCCGAGAACCGCCTCCACGCGCACAAAGCCATCTTGTTCCAGCTTATGCGGGACGGATGA
- a CDS encoding prepilin peptidase — protein MDQVNVAALGGAVGGLAAGLAAAALSLALNLALRRTLRLSEGPLYALWAAALLASPLSPIISPLGAAVGTLGAAGAVAILGALYWWLHDWGGREAPVRAAHPGAETAGDAPNVARAIVGDTATEGTTEGAAENTAEGPDEPVAMGFGDVKLAAVLGALLGPQNLLVGLLLAFVLGAVGGAAGRAFGGARVVPFGPYLVLGTLAALLFGDALAAWYLGLLGL, from the coding sequence ATGGACCAGGTGAACGTCGCGGCCCTCGGGGGCGCGGTCGGGGGGCTCGCTGCCGGGCTCGCGGCGGCGGCGCTGTCGCTCGCGCTCAACCTCGCGCTGCGCCGCACCCTGCGGCTCTCGGAGGGCCCCCTTTACGCGCTGTGGGCGGCGGCGCTGCTCGCCTCGCCCCTCTCGCCGATCATCTCCCCCCTGGGGGCCGCCGTCGGTACGCTCGGTGCGGCCGGGGCCGTCGCCATCTTGGGCGCCCTCTACTGGTGGCTGCACGACTGGGGGGGGCGCGAGGCGCCCGTGCGCGCGGCGCATCCCGGCGCCGAGACGGCTGGGGACGCCCCCAACGTCGCCAGAGCCATCGTCGGTGACACCGCCACCGAAGGCACCACCGAAGGCGCCGCCGAGAACACCGCCGAAGGCCCCGACGAACCCGTCGCGATGGGCTTCGGCGACGTCAAGCTCGCCGCCGTCTTGGGGGCGCTTTTAGGACCTCAGAACCTCCTCGTCGGCCTGCTCCTTGCGTTCGTGCTGGGGGCGGTGGGCGGCGCGGCGGGGCGCGCTTTCGGCGGCGCGCGCGTCGTCCCCTTCGGCCCCTACCTGGTGCTCGGGACGCTCGCGGCGCTCCTCTTCGGGGACGCGCTCGCGGCGTGGTACCTCGGTCTGCTGGGGCTGTAG
- a CDS encoding prepilin peptidase produces MLWTLSAGLLGALIGSFANVVVYRLPRGASVVWPGSHCPHCGRALGALELVPVVSWALLSGRCRGCRGAVSARYPLVELLMALGFAGLAARYPPERYGLTALPLLALFALLVILSLIDLDTHTLPDALTLPALAVALVGSFAYAPGSGLPDPRGALLGSVLGAGGLALLNRLGRSGWTR; encoded by the coding sequence ATGCTGTGGACCCTTAGCGCGGGCCTTTTGGGGGCGCTTATCGGCTCGTTCGCCAACGTCGTCGTCTACCGGCTGCCGCGGGGTGCGTCGGTGGTCTGGCCGGGGTCGCACTGCCCGCACTGTGGCCGCGCCTTAGGGGCGCTCGAGCTCGTCCCGGTGGTGTCGTGGGCGCTCCTGAGCGGCCGCTGCCGCGGTTGCCGCGGGGCGGTCTCCGCGCGCTACCCACTCGTCGAGCTCCTCATGGCGCTCGGTTTCGCCGGCCTCGCCGCCCGCTACCCGCCGGAGCGCTACGGCCTTACCGCCCTGCCGCTGTTGGCCCTCTTTGCGCTCCTCGTCATCCTGTCGCTCATCGACCTCGACACGCACACCCTGCCCGACGCGCTGACGCTGCCCGCGCTCGCCGTCGCCCTCGTGGGCAGCTTCGCGTACGCGCCGGGGAGCGGCCTACCGGACCCGCGCGGGGCGCTCTTGGGCAGCGTGCTGGGCGCCGGGGGGCTCGCCCTGCTCAACCGCTTGGGGCGCTCGGGATGGACCAGGTGA
- a CDS encoding OmpH family outer membrane protein — protein MTGLFPRPRRVAAALLVALALAPFGMAQQPLSIAFIRTAEVLAAHPAGQQAAQLTERARAELEEIAATLQPLLARFNAGEQLTAEERDTLELSQRTYQETQARYQEEIQAAARPAEEAIDAIIRQIAEENGYTLVFNREVAAASQLIVYGAESVPDITEEVIARIRAETGGAAPAGEN, from the coding sequence ATGACAGGTCTTTTCCCCCGCCCCCGCAGGGTCGCCGCCGCGCTCCTCGTCGCCCTCGCGCTCGCGCCCTTCGGGATGGCGCAGCAGCCCCTTAGCATCGCCTTTATCCGCACCGCCGAGGTGCTCGCCGCGCACCCCGCGGGCCAACAGGCCGCGCAGCTCACCGAGCGGGCGCGCGCCGAACTCGAGGAGATCGCTGCGACCTTGCAGCCCCTCTTGGCGCGCTTTAACGCGGGCGAACAGCTCACCGCCGAGGAGCGCGACACCCTCGAGCTCTCGCAGCGCACCTACCAGGAGACCCAAGCGCGCTACCAAGAGGAGATCCAGGCGGCGGCGCGGCCCGCCGAGGAGGCCATCGACGCCATTATCCGGCAGATCGCCGAGGAGAACGGTTACACCTTGGTCTTTAACCGCGAGGTCGCGGCGGCGTCGCAGCTCATCGTCTACGGTGCTGAGAGCGTCCCCGACATCACCGAAGAGGTCATCGCGCGCATTCGGGCCGAAACGGGCGGCGCAGCGCCGGCGGGGGAGAACTGA
- the trmD gene encoding tRNA (guanosine(37)-N1)-methyltransferase TrmD produces the protein MHYTVLTLFPQLIRPWTEEALLGRAVRSGRISFDIRDLREHAGNKHRRVDDTPYGGGAGMVIRVDVAARALAAVREVSAPDEVILLTPAGEPLTQPLAETLAAKGHLCLLSGRYEGFDARVETLVTREVSVGDFVMMGGEVAALALIEATARLLPGVLGDAESFAQDSFTTGLLDYPEYTRPLEWEGQRVPEVLLSGHHANVARWRRERALERTLKRRPELLERAALTEADRAFLRELGRETDAPES, from the coding sequence ATGCACTACACGGTCCTCACCCTCTTCCCGCAGCTCATCCGCCCCTGGACCGAGGAGGCGCTCCTCGGCCGCGCGGTGAGATCCGGGCGCATCTCCTTCGACATCCGCGACCTGCGCGAGCACGCGGGGAACAAGCACCGCCGCGTCGACGACACCCCCTACGGGGGCGGCGCGGGGATGGTCATCCGCGTCGACGTCGCCGCGCGGGCGCTCGCCGCGGTGCGCGAGGTGAGCGCCCCAGACGAGGTCATCCTGCTCACACCGGCGGGTGAACCCCTGACGCAACCGCTCGCCGAGACGCTCGCCGCCAAGGGACACCTCTGCTTGCTGTCGGGCCGCTACGAGGGCTTCGACGCGCGCGTCGAGACGCTCGTGACGCGCGAGGTCAGCGTGGGCGACTTCGTCATGATGGGGGGCGAGGTCGCCGCGCTCGCCCTCATCGAGGCGACCGCCAGGCTCTTACCCGGCGTCTTGGGCGACGCCGAGAGCTTCGCGCAGGACTCGTTTACCACGGGGCTTCTCGACTACCCCGAGTACACGCGGCCGCTCGAGTGGGAGGGCCAGCGCGTCCCCGAGGTGCTGCTAAGTGGCCACCACGCTAACGTCGCGCGCTGGCGCCGCGAGAGGGCTTTGGAGCGCACGCTAAAGCGCCGCCCGGAGCTGCTGGAACGGGCGGCGCTGACAGAGGCCGACAGGGCGTTTTTAAGGGAGCTCGGGCGCGAAACGGACGCCCCTGAAAGCTAG
- the rimM gene encoding ribosome maturation factor RimM (Essential for efficient processing of 16S rRNA) — MALAPPEGSVLLGTLGKTFQLQGGLRFYALGEAEAAAIAALQRVFVAGFGERALARVRPVGAQQIVYFVGVDTPQAAKALVNADVYAPRAALPELETGFYVDLLLGLPVRLGGEVIGEVVEVIPKATALGQDLLVVDTGESEHLIPLQADYVHLHETHVQLTNPPEGLLEP, encoded by the coding sequence ATGGCCCTCGCGCCACCCGAAGGGTCGGTGCTGCTCGGCACCCTGGGTAAAACCTTCCAGCTTCAGGGGGGACTCCGCTTCTACGCCCTCGGCGAGGCCGAAGCCGCCGCCATAGCGGCGTTGCAGCGCGTTTTCGTCGCGGGGTTCGGGGAGCGCGCGCTCGCGCGGGTGCGGCCGGTAGGTGCGCAGCAGATCGTCTACTTCGTGGGCGTCGACACCCCCCAAGCCGCCAAGGCGCTCGTCAACGCCGACGTCTACGCCCCCAGGGCGGCCTTGCCGGAGCTCGAGACGGGGTTTTATGTCGACCTCCTTCTGGGGCTTCCCGTACGGCTCGGCGGCGAGGTCATCGGCGAGGTCGTCGAGGTGATCCCGAAGGCCACGGCCCTCGGGCAAGACCTTCTCGTCGTCGACACCGGGGAGAGCGAGCACCTCATCCCGCTCCAGGCCGACTACGTGCACCTCCATGAGACGCACGTGCAGCTCACCAATCCCCCCGAGGGGCTGTTGGAGCCTTAG
- a CDS encoding KH domain-containing protein, translating to MVVELVTYIAQNLVADPDRLEVEAREGGRGLTINIRCAKGDAGRIIGRGGRTINSIRTLARAAAEGHERVEVQLVDA from the coding sequence ATGGTCGTCGAACTGGTCACCTATATCGCCCAAAACTTGGTCGCCGACCCCGACCGGCTCGAGGTTGAGGCGCGCGAGGGGGGCCGCGGGCTCACCATCAACATCCGCTGCGCCAAAGGGGACGCGGGGCGCATCATCGGCCGCGGCGGTCGCACGATTAACAGCATCCGCACGCTCGCCCGAGCCGCCGCCGAGGGTCACGAACGCGTCGAAGTCCAGCTCGTCGACGCTTAG
- the rpsP gene encoding 30S ribosomal protein S16, giving the protein MVKIRLMRLGAKKNPHYRIVVVDARKRRNSAYIESLGYYDPRETVAEPLKVNAERAQYWLSQGAQPTDTALKLLERAGVDAGNVDVKRGKAYAARTQAAQAQA; this is encoded by the coding sequence ATGGTTAAAATCCGCCTGATGCGCCTCGGCGCGAAGAAAAACCCCCACTACCGCATCGTGGTCGTCGACGCCCGCAAACGTCGCAACAGCGCCTACATCGAGTCGCTAGGGTACTACGACCCGCGCGAGACGGTCGCCGAGCCCCTTAAGGTCAACGCCGAGCGCGCGCAGTACTGGCTTTCGCAGGGTGCGCAGCCGACCGACACCGCCCTCAAGCTGCTCGAGCGCGCCGGGGTCGACGCCGGTAACGTCGACGTCAAACGCGGCAAGGCCTACGCTGCTCGCACCCAAGCCGCCCAAGCCCAGGCGTAA